The Raphanus sativus cultivar WK10039 chromosome 6, ASM80110v3, whole genome shotgun sequence sequence acttaatatatataaaattcgaAACTGTTTAGAATAATATACTTAGTTCCtagaatatttttgtttattacgTACATACTTTGATTTTGGAACTAAACATAGGTTGTATTATTAGGTAAGAAAGAGGagtaaagaaaaaattatatattgtccAACACTTTTGATGATGCGATATTAACAGTCCTTAAAAATAGGACGGTAGTGGGTGGTTATCAAAATTGAAGATTGACTTTATTTAAGGTTATATTATAGGTTATGCAACTATTTTTATAtgtcatttaattttaaattggacctaaTTAATATCAGGTCATGCTggagaattaatagtattgattttctCAATAAGGAATCTATAtatacactatatatatgtgtgtgtatgtgtgtgttttaatgTGAATCTTTTTTGATAGCTTGGTAGTTTTTTTAAATGCactaatctattctattaaaatagaagtacactttaaaaataGCCCTGAGttttagtgttatttacaaTGATATGCCACTGAACATTTAGTTAATCTTCCTatattaatgcttgtcttttaagttatttaatgtgtgtttcctaaaaattatttgttttttgtttaattaatgtatttccaaaatcaaattcTATTTAATGTGTGTTaccttttatgattttttgtcttttctgtTTGATTAATACATTTCTAAAATCGAAatcgaaataaaaaaatttggcaacaataattaataaacctaacttatattattttttatcatttctAAACATAcggacatatataaataatatatgtgtgtgtgtttagaaataataaataaacatagctttaaatatttaatgaacaatattatttttaaatatctatatttttattatttattagtaataagtaaaaataaaagtcacagtaaaataatcatttatataatatataaatatatgatgtcacatatatttttcatataaataataccacaATGTAAGTTCAGTataataaatgttgaaaatataaagtatataacaccatatattttaaataatatataccacaattttatttatcataaattttgatccataaaaaaatacatttgtacGGATATATTGGGTCTTATTCTAAAAGTATGGATTATACCATTGATGGgttgtaaaacaaaataaaattactcaatataaattataaattattatgtttaaaaatgtcatataaacaattatttaatcggataaatttttaaaaatatatattatcacttatacaaataaaatacttattacaaatttagatcACATTCCTAGctttttttaactaattcaaattttcaaaaaaatctatactttttggaaattttgctaacgtgatttaaaatattttcacagtGCATACACCTTctctatttttaaaactattgaTACAACTATACAAATTGAATATCCTATGGAATAAAttgtctataatatttttattttcttacaaatgttataactaatgtatcaatttttaatattatactaACTcctatttgtatatgttttttacttttaattcagaaatttattttttagatattttatacataaatgtaattatacaaatgtttgatttttttatataatatccaATAAATATTGGTCATATAATTTAGTGTAGAACGCAAAAAAATATTCGATGTAATTAAGcacattattattttaaatatattatattagtacACACATTACAAACcatgtataatatttaatataaacaaagaaaaaaatgaaaattgatacccgctcggtcgagcgggtcaaaatctagttcattTTAATACCTTTGTAGTTTCACTCCGTACGtagtttcattattttttttcttacaaaaatatcaagacttaaaagtttataaatatttaaatgtctaaatgtaaataactaaattaaatttcaaatctaagataaaccaaaaataaaacatcattaataaattatcgataaaaaattaacacacaaaaaatcaattaattttgATTCTCTCTACCATCTTTTCACTTCATTTTATAAAAAGCATATATTGGTTCAATcattggttcaaccggtaaccggGTTTCGAATTCTAGTGGATTTTTCCGGGTTTTATTAGGTTTTTAAATATTGggttttttataaaattcaaactGGATTTATCTTTGATCACCGAATTTACCGGTTCCAGATCCGGATCGAGTTTCAAATCACTGGATTTTCCTCATAAGTGAACTGAAATATAGATTTTGATCTTCTATCGGTTCCTTAGTCAAGCTTAAAGTTAACTGAAACAAATTGGTCAAAGCTTGAACCGAGAAACGGAGCTAATTTTGTGATGCTAATCTCAAACATATATGGAGATCATTCTCGGGAGACTCGATGATGCTGCTAGGCTATGGGAgatatcccctagactatatttgcgaagtgattttgccacatatattttttacaatCGTTTTTACAAAgataattgtgacatggctatTAAATTGAtaacatgtcatatggttaaatatgacatggacaattacatttaatgctgatattttttggaaatctttttaaaatatggcaacaactcatatattatctttaatattaatttatatttttggtaaactttgtagaatatgttaataactcGTGTAAATCAccactaaaataaatttattcaaatatgaaattttaaatttcgaaatattatataattttacttttataactatacaatttttattatctaaaatattctaaatattctgcatttaaaaaaaataatttttaatcgtAACATCgatagtttcttttagatacttacaaattatataaatattgtttagttttaatttttgataactatacaatttttatcCCCTACCCATTATTTACGAAGTGATTTGTCCCATGTGCTTTTTACAatcgtttttacaaaaaaattgtggcatggctattaagattgatgacatgtcatatgacTAAATATGATatggaaaattacatttaatgctgatatatatatttggaaatctttttaacatatgacaataactcatatattacatttaatattgatttatacttttggtaaactttgtagaatatggtaacaactcatatattacatttattgtcgatttatattttggattttttttagaatatggtaataacacataaatcatcattaaaataaatatatttaactatgaCATCTaagtttcaaaatatcatttaattatttattttaaaattataaaattttcaaaaaaatgtatacaattttttttacaaaattataaaattaaatcgtaaatcattaatttctcatatatatctacaaattttataagtattgtttcattctaatttttgaaaattatgcaatttttacatatttatttaatatatttaattaaaataaatatatagaaaatatatctaAGCTAagagttttaaatatatacatgcatattcataaatataatttaaaataaacaaaattgttttttatctttatttttatgtttaattaaatcaaatttatactaaaatattgattaaaaaggaaaatttacaatattaacaaaaaaacaaaaaaaaattatatttatctgttaaaatatattttgaattttttttacttcaggaaaacacctagttgaCTTAAAGAAAGAAGCAGGTGTTAGATAGATTGAGACTGATGATGGGTTTTTATCATTCAGGAGAGAAACATCGAAGAAAAGATGAATTAGAGAGGTTGATAGAGCTGATATGGACCTAAACACTATGTTTAAGATTGGATTTTGATCCATTAAAGAAAGAGTAGAAATAGCTGTGAATAAATTTCTAGAGTGTAGATTTTGAAAGTCTTGAGTTGCTAAACATCCACACAAAAACAACATAACACATTCAATAtccagaagaaaaagaaaagaacggGTTGCATTACACACAAGTTGATATAATAAAAAGCATGTCTTCTCATAAGAAACAGATTTCTACTCCCTACTCTcactcttcatcttcttctgatATCCCACCCtggtcttcctcttcttctctttcttcttcgaCTGATTTCTCTCTgtagtcttgctcttcttcttcttctgactTCTCTTCTCCGTAATATTTGGATCTTCTATAAAGTTatctgaaacaaacaaacagacGAATAAATGAAAGGTTTTACTtagtagttaaaaaaaaagaataaagaatcaAATTTACGTACGTGGGTGACAGTAGCCAGTCGGGCGTATTTTTGCTGGAACTGGAACAACCTCAGTAACTACAAAATACAAACCTTCAACAGAACGTCCACTACGTTCAAGCGCCGTTTCTACACCCTCTTGTCCACGGACATAAAATCTGGCTACGCTGTAAaagaaaaactcaaaacaagctTCTTtagttggcaaaaaaaaaaatatatatattaacaagcAAGCTGgtaggaggaagaagaaacaaacgTTTTGATAGCACCAGAAGCGGTTACGTCTTGGTAAACAAAAGAACCTTTTGCAGAGAAATATTTCTCAAGCTGCGCCTTGATAACATCGATAGGAAGGGAAGACTCAAAATCCTTAACCATTATCCTAATATTGCAGGAGTATCAATCATATTATGAACATAACCAGGCACAATTCTccaataattaaataaacagacaaaaagaaaagagcaaTTTACGTGTGTTGTGGCAGAAAGAATTCGCCTTCTTGCATAGGAGCCAAGTAATCATCAAGGTGATTTTCGTGGAACGGGTAAGGGTTAATTTGTAAAATCCGTCCTCCCATGTCACTTCCATCAAGCTTCAGTGccttttcttcatcttcttcattaacataaattaaggaatatctgtaaaacaaaagaaaacaagtaGATGTTAAGCAGTTCAATTTGTGGGATCAAGCTGGAGGAAGAAGCCACAAACCTGCAGAGAATAACACCGTTAACGTCTACGTCTAAGGGAACGGGAACATAAACATGTATTATGTTTCCACATGAAGCGAAGTGTTCTCTCAAAGCACCATCGACATCTGCCCTACGAAGGGAGGTGTCGTATCCCTCGACCGAAATCCTGCTAATGCTGTTCCAAaggatatttaattaattaattaattaccgTGAGACAAGAACACATGATCTATCTAATTACAGATACAAATCTCAGAAAGAATACGAACCTGCTTTTTCGAATATCTGCATCACGACAGTTCAACTCCAGACCCTACGTTACAAAAGATCTAATCAGTAGATTTTactaagaagaaaccattacTTGACAAAGCGATAAGGGTCGAAGAAGAATTACTTTGATGGCGGATTGATGCATGTTAGGTTTTTGAGAGGCAGTAAATTTTTTTCCGGTCTTAGGTAGAGTCTCCTTTTGATTATTATTCCGATTTCG is a genomic window containing:
- the LOC108806286 gene encoding uncharacterized protein LOC108806286, producing the protein MHQSAIKGLELNCRDADIRKSSISRISVEGYDTSLRRADVDGALREHFASCGNIIHVYVPVPLDVDVNGVILCRYSLIYVNEEDEEKALKLDGSDMGGRILQINPYPFHENHLDDYLAPMQEGEFFLPQHTIMVKDFESSLPIDVIKAQLEKYFSAKGSFVYQDVTASGAIKTVARFYVRGQEGVETALERSGRSVEGLYFVVTEVVPVPAKIRPTGYCHPHNFIEDPNITEKRSQKKKKSKTTERNQSKKKEKKRKTRVGYQKKMKSESRE